A genomic region of Homalodisca vitripennis isolate AUS2020 chromosome 5, UT_GWSS_2.1, whole genome shotgun sequence contains the following coding sequences:
- the LOC124363879 gene encoding uncharacterized protein LOC124363879 has product MAHLPVQNPQGLTTRQQIAQIHCSIQQELDRMGDLLDALDQEYEEYQAAIPSSARTLAASACSAGNPPTAEDVVIQYQQLENDALDEMRNNRNQNEVLQQSMAAMQKIPETKTNQGNPPS; this is encoded by the exons gggCTAACAACAAGACAACAAATAGCACAGATTCATTGCAGT atACAACAAGAACTCGACCGAATGGGCGATTTG CTTGATGCGTTAGACCAAGAATATGAAGAATACCAGGCTGCGATT CCATCATCTGCCAGGACCCTTGCTGCATCTGCATGTAGCGCAGGAAATCCACCAACGGCAGAAGATGTTGTTATTCAGTATCAGCAACTCGAAAACGATGCTCTTGATGAAATGAGAAACAACAGAAACCAGAACGAGGTCCTCCAACAAAGTATG GCCGCAATGCAGAAGATTCCTGAAACCAAAACAAACCAGGGGAACCCCCCATCATGA